A window of the Pseudomonas gozinkensis genome harbors these coding sequences:
- the rplV gene encoding 50S ribosomal protein L22 — translation MEVAAKLSGARISAQKARLVADQIRGKKVGEALNLLAFSSKKAAEIMKKVLESAVANAEHNEGADVDDLKVSTVFVNEGRSLKRIMPRAKGRADRIVKRSCHITVKVADK, via the coding sequence ATGGAAGTAGCCGCTAAGTTGTCGGGCGCTCGAATCTCCGCCCAGAAAGCCCGCTTGGTCGCCGACCAGATCCGCGGGAAGAAGGTGGGCGAAGCGCTCAACCTGTTGGCTTTCAGCAGTAAGAAAGCCGCCGAGATCATGAAAAAAGTGCTGGAGTCGGCCGTAGCCAACGCCGAGCATAACGAAGGCGCAGACGTTGATGACCTGAAGGTCAGCACCGTTTTCGTCAACGAAGGGCGTTCGCTGAAGCGCATCATGCCACGTGCCAAAGGCCGTGCTGATCGCATCGTCAAGCGGTCTTGCCATATCACTGTCAAGGTTGCTGACAAGTAA